A single window of Ictalurus furcatus strain D&B chromosome 3, Billie_1.0, whole genome shotgun sequence DNA harbors:
- the ptpn20 gene encoding LOW QUALITY PROTEIN: tyrosine-protein phosphatase non-receptor type 13 (The sequence of the model RefSeq protein was modified relative to this genomic sequence to represent the inferred CDS: deleted 2 bases in 1 codon) — MSSTFVTLAEVLEARGGPLEEDEVWAILLTSAESLLDIFSTGHSNICSIMSPTSLLLSANGILAFKNCTMTDEACAFTAPEMLQGRSITTRTAMEKMIVYSLGMTLYWSVDYHIPQNQPVQLSDSLNRLLLSMCEDVAHWRGNLSTILEACESHHKASILPPPNKVIQRLVEELFQNSVDQPTLTENTVQLSGRSLMVRERLHGKRIAYPPYAEGNASAAVRRRLSLDSELKQAVHQQKSWSLKNRCSQMPAYQSIQSRFLHGAHNSGDESWLSRNSYHTTPCKTEHRLSSPSISLSESTVSLSQRKTKSLGPEFAKMADEPHIILELPGSIVSKKGRSSLSQREVNVMMPNAQCMVVRCDIKSRGRDVFDMVVAHANLVEHFYFGLAFMDDDEFFFLKHETKISKVAPDCWKKLATSTFTLFLRVKFFADDVSYILHKLTRHQYYIQLRRDILEGRVYCSEDSAMFLAALALQAEFGDYIPEVYGKNYFQMEHYIPKRVMEKMAMHCVRDELPRLHASNANMLREDAEIEFVKIAQQLPEYGVLFHRVAQEKKLAIGELLLGVCAKGIMVYEVKNNCRILIRRFQWSEIDSVSTSWRKFTVECGRSGKKHSFVTESSKIAQYLLDLCSAQHKFHSEMTSRQLTYSSASDGNKVKHPLIWRAQQNLLKRMSCSEVGLNNVGLSISSINSISKSCDDLSAKIQQSRDLHKTHDIAGIRSLKELTKPSQSCSSPESFGSPIYRIMSNVSLQRQDYEPYSVSSRVDTPVRTPPEREIICVTLKKDPKHGFGFIIVGEDNTGKLDLGIFIASIIPDGPADKDGRIRPGGRLISLNKTSLEGVTFSAAAAILQNSPDEVDLIVSQPKYEFGDRKSSLTPGNLGLMLERGSDSRITQNAENKTVKEDTESNTVTPKIGKKLHIPVVRILDTKDVFSRSSSKSSLRPGDLVSVELKKVNGSLGICVAGGINTSVRHGGIYIKSLIPGGAADMDGRIQTGDRLLEVNGCNLQGVTHKQAVECLKKTGEVVSLLLEREPPLVMETSSSPSAMKRQKSPLSLSAQSTSTPTGKYTTMETPLSVRTKDYSFVSDENTLEVTLEKTLGVLGFSFLISDFSPGEGSVVRIRKLFSGQSSEEISQLREGDVILAVNGESVKGLSYEKVLQLLRGTPSELKLLICRPSSGQLPEMDFISLSPSPFPSKKQRSRSLDLRVESVSPDFSEILQQKNTALCQRKDCASIKPHTVHLIQQRQDSEQDETPSTLSSPPTPSTDGQQEENPVEEDVLSSTSLSQTPTTLTTTTPNPVQPPHILAPSPTFPNPEPEVKESSNMSSKSNHSSAITSELAEDLDGSRACFMANGLDILADEEYLTITTTAASPPICSTDSTNALIPPAPSPLPPSPSPHTSPSKTTKSHPPLAQPTSTNTNNGWDDEEEEDDEDPRREVFKEFELTVTLTKSRSGSFGFTITRSKLDNCYYIQEILDNPAKADGRLRAGDRLIMVNGHYVTNVSDEVAMAILRYSPKRLHMVLGRAVQNLLPPPPPDSLQDIIIYKPTSGQMGIKLRGGIGSKWQGIYVQEVVPNSPASEEGSIQPNDRIVYISGRCTLGMTLEDAVKTCEHASHKVKLKAMRDDQPVIPKSKWNGFFDWKKEKKSVPHSEEPRSSELEAAADVKLMAEKAEGFGPVPSVTSQQESCILQLEFSKPERGGLGFSLVGGINGSSLQIKDICCGGMAEQDGRLHVGDILLEVNGVIVSGLSYIKVVDILRRTEGTVQLTVYRDTFPITSCTGPNSYTEDPQEHNTKGLPSLHSPKPLTNYDVYSARLEQTTHNMAANVQGLQFRYCKCSCSHFTLYFNQGQVWCISLAGVSSLLEVPEDHLSFQLSGCPGVKMESEQDSGNCTPTFQGCCPSLSVTDMLQSRTDPQKQNLENSGKIMEKNSTDSWSSDDDEDEGDGDDTSQPSSTETTPHTGPPIVSEEELTRLALISPPMNGQYSGSRLKSLIQNLHNQLDQHDLVKEFMALGHLTPSDNCLVGKAPENREKNRYREILPYDKTRVPVGEKQDYINASYIQMKVGPDEFFYISSQGPLPNTQDCFWQMVWENKSDIIAMMTREVERGRIKCHKYWPEKLDVPIETSHYQLILKNYQNLDYFHIKVIKMVEKETGATHFVKHLKFTTWPDHSTPSSSKQLVHFIRYMRAVHLNGPITVHCSAGIGRAGVLICTDVILGLIERDLTINVSEIVKEMRLQRHGMIQTKEQYIFCYKVWLDVLQSISLLHGNQWQSETPL, encoded by the exons ATGAGCAGCACATTTGTGACCCTAGCTGAAGTGCTGGAGGCTAGAGGAGGGCCACTGGAGGAGGATGAGGTCTGGGCCATCTTGCTCACCTCTGCTGAATCACTGCTGGATATCTTTAGCACAG gTCATAGCAACATCTGCAGCATCATGAGTCCAACATCACTGCTCTTGTCTGCAAACGGTATACTAGCATTTAAGAATTGCACAATGACGGATGAGGCGTGTGCCTTCACTGCACCAGAGATGCTGCAGGGCCGTTCCATCACCACCAGAACGGCTATGGAAAAA atGATTGTATACTCTCTTGGCATGACTCTCTATTGGTCAGTTGACTATCACATTCCTCAAAACCAA CCTGTTCAGCTAAGTGATTCTCTGAACCGCCTCCTCCTGAGCATGTGTGAGGATGTGGCCCATTGGCGAGGGAACCTCAGCACCATCCTGGAGGCCTGTGAATCACACCATAAAGCCTCAATCCTGCCGCCACCCAACAAAGTCATCCAGCGGCTGGTGGAAGAGCTCTTCCAAAACTCT GTTGACCAACCCACTCTCACAGAGAACACTGTGCAGCTAAGTGGGAGAAGTTTGATGGTCAGAGAAAGACTTCATG GAAAACGGATAGCGTACCCTCCATATGCAGAAGGGAATGCAAGTGCAGCAGTGAGACGCAGACTGTCACTTGACTCAGAGCTAAAACAGG CTGTACATCAACAGAAATCCTGGTCCCTCAAAAACAGATGCTCGCAGATGCCTGCTTACCAAAGCATTCAGAGCAG ATTTCTACATGGAGCTCATAACAGTGGAGATGAAAGTTGGCTGTCTAGGAATTCATACCATACCACACCCTGCAAAACTGAACATAGACTTTCCAGCCCTTCTATTTCTCTCAGCGAGTCTACAGTCAGTCTCAGCCAAAGGAAGACAAAA AGTCTAGGACCTGAGTTTGCAAAAATGGCTGATGAGCCTCATATTATTTTAGAGCTGCCTGGATCTATAGTg TCAAAGAAAGGAAGGTCTTCCTTATCTCAGAGGGAAGTTAATGTGATGATGCCAAATGCACAGTGTATGGTGGTGAGATGTGATATTAAGTCTAGGGGAAGAGATGTCTTCGACATGGTCGTCGCTCATGCAAACCTTGTGGAGCATTTTTACTTTGGCCTTGCTTTCATGGATG ATGatgaatttttctttttgaaacatgAGACGAAAATCTCCAAAGTGGCGCCAGACTGTTGGAAGAAATTAGCGACTTCGACATTCACACTGTTTCTCCGTGTGAAATTTTTTGCTGATGATGTCTCCTACATATT GCACAAACTCACACGTCATCAGTATTATATCCAGCTGAGACGAGATATTTTGGAGGGCAGAGTGTACTGTAGTGAGGACAGTGCCATGTTCCTTGCTGCCTTGGCTCTGCAGGCTGAGTTTGGAGACTACATACCAGAG GTTTATGGAAAGAACTACTTCCAGATGGAGCACTACATTCCAAAAAGAGTAATGGAAAAAATGGCCATGCATTGTGTGAGGGATGAGTTGCCAAGGTTACATGCCAGTAATGCAAATATGCTTCGAGAAGATGCGGAGATAGAATTTGTAAAG ATTGCACAACAGCTGCCGGAATATGGGGTGTTGTTTCATCGAGTTGCTCAAGAGAAGAAGCTTGCCATTGGAGAACTCCTTCTTGGAGTTTGTGCCAAAGGAATTATGGTTTATGAAGTCAAGAACAACTGTCGGATATTAATCCGCAGATTTCAGTGGTCTGAAATTGACAGTGTTTCCACAAGT TGGCGGAAATTCACTGTAGAATGTGGACGCAGTGGGAAAAAGCACTCCTTTGTAACTGAGAGTTCCAAGATAGCACAATACCTCCTGGACCTCTGCTCTGCTCAACACAAATTCCATAGTGAGATGACTTCTCGACAGCTCACCTACAGTTCAGCATCAG ATGGCAACAAAGTGAAACATCCTTTGATATGGCGTGCTCAACAAAACCTGTTGAAGAGGATGTCATGTTCAGAAGTTGGGCTCAATAATGTTGGTCTGAGCATATCATCTATAAACTCCATAAGCAAGTCATGCGATGACCTTTCAGCCAAAATCCAGCAGTCAAGAGACCTGCACAAAACACATGACATTGCCGGAATAAGAAGTCTGAAAGAACTGACGAAACCAAGTCAGAGCTGCAG ctcCCCAGAGAGCTTTGGTTCGCCAATTTATCGGATAATGTCGAACGTCTCCCTGCAAAGGCAAGACTACGAGCCTTACTCAGTCTCATCCAGAG TCGACACTCCTGTTAGAACTCCTCCAGAAAGAGAAATTATCTGTGTTACATTGAAGAAAGATCCAAAACACGGCTTTG GATTTATAATAGTTGGAGAGGACAATACAGGAAAATTAGATCTCGGAATCTTCATCGCATCCATCATACCTGATGGGCCAGCTGATAAAGATGGCAGAATCAGGCCAG GAGGACGACTGATTTCTCTTAATAAGACCAGTCTGGAAGGAGTAACTTTCAGTGCAGCTGCTGCCATCTTACAGAACAGCCCAGATGAAGTGGATCTTATAGTGTCTCAACCAAAAT ATGAGTTTGGGGACCGTAAAAGCTCTCTGACTCCTGGCAACCTAGGGCTGATGCTGGAGAGAGGCTCTGACTCTCGGATTACCCAGAATGCAGAGAACAAGACCgtgaaagaggacactgaatCCAACACTGTCACTCCCAAAATTGGAAAAAAGTTACATATCCCTGTTGTACGAATTCTAGATACTAAG GATGTGTTCTCTAGGTCATCCTCTAAGTCCAGTCTCAGGCCAGGTGACTTGGTCAGTGTGGAGCTCAAGAAAGTCAACGGCAGCCTGGGCATCTGTGTTGCT GGTGGCATCAACACCAGTGTGCGCCATGGAGGGATCTATATCAAAAGCCTGATACCTGGAGGAGCTGCCGATATGGATGGTCGAATACAGActg gtgATAGGCTACTGGAGGTGAATGGCTGTAACCTGCAAGGTGTCACCCACAAGCAAGCTGTGGAGTGTTTGAAGAAAACTGGAGAG GTGGTGTCTCTGCTTCTAGAGCGGGAGCCTCCTCTGGTGATGGAGACCTCCAGCTCCCCATCCGCAATGAAAAGACAGAAATCTCCATTATCCCTCAGTGCACAGAGCACCAGCACCCCCACTGGCAAATACACTACCATGGAAACGCCCTTGTCTGTCAGGACCAAGGACTACAGCTTTGTGTCAGACG AGAACACTCTGGAGGTGACTCTAGAGAAGACACTAGGTGTTTTGGGCTTTAGCTTCCTCATCAGTGACTTTAGTCCTGGGGAAGGAAGTGTAGTGCGCATTAGGAAACTGTTCTCTGGTCAGTCGTCTGAAGAGATCAGCCAACTCAGGGAGGGAGACGTCATCCTCGCGGTTAATGGAGAATCTGTGAAAGGACTTTCCTATGAG AAAGTCCTACAGCTGCTGCGGGGAACACCATCTGAGCTCAAGCTGTTAATCTGCAGACCTTCATCTGGCCAACTTCCAGAGATGGACTTCATCTCACTG AGTCCTTCCCCATTTCCGAGTAAAAAACAGAGGTCTCGGTCTTTAGACCTGCGGGTGGAGTCTGTCTCTCCAGACTTTAGTGAAATActccaacaaaaaaacacagcactaTGCCAGAGGAAGGACTGTGCTTCAATCAAACCCCATACTGTCCACTTAATTCAGCAGAGACAGGACAGCGAACAGGATGAGACACCATCCACCCTGTCATCTCCTCCTACTCCATCTACTGATGGACAGCAAGAAGAAAATCCAGTTGAGGAGGATGTTCTCTCCAGCACTTCTCTTTCCCAAACACCAACCACACTCACAACAACAACCCCGAACCCTGTACAACCTCCACACATACTAGCACCTTCTCCAACATTCCCAAACCCAGAGCCAGAAGTAAAAGAGTCCTCAAATATGTCCTCAAAAAGCAACCACAGCTCAGCTATTACCAG TGAGCTTGCTGAGGATTTGGATGGAAGTAGAGCATGCTTCATGGCCAATGGACTGGATATCTTAGCTGATGAAGAATATTTGACCATTACCACCACTGCAGCTAGTCCTCCAATCTGCAGCACTGACTCTACCAATGCTTTGATCCCTCCTGCACCTTCTCCACTACCTCCCTCACCTTCTCCACATACCAGTCCATCTAAAACAACAAAATCACACCCTCCTCTAGCTCAgcccacttcaacaaacacaaacaatggctgggatgatgaggaggaggaggatgacgaAGACCCTAGAAGG gaagtatttaaggagtttgagctgacagTAACCCTTACTAAATCCAGAAGTGGAAGTTTTGGGTTTACTATCACCAGGAGTAAATTAGACAATTGCTATTACATACAGGAAATCCTGGATAATCCAGCCAAGGCAGATGGCCGACTCAGAGCGGGAGACAGGCTAATCATG GTGAATGGTCACTATGTGACCAATGTGTCTGACGAAGTGGCCATGGCTATTCTGAGATACTCCCCTAAAAGACTCCACATGGTGTTAGGCAGAGCTGTACAGAACCTCTTGCCTCCTCCACCACCAGACAGCCTTCAGGACATTATCATATACAAGCCCACCTCTGGACAAATGG GAATTAAGCTCAGAGGTGGCATTGGCAGTAAATGGCAGGGCATTTATGTTCAAGAAGTGGTGCCAAACTCACCTGCCAGTGAGGAGGGCAGCATTCAGCCAAATGACCGAATTGTCTACATTAGTGGCAGGTGTACCCTGGGAATGACGTTGGAAGATGCTGTGAAGACCTGTGAACATGCTTCCCACAAAGTCAAACTCAAAGCCATGAG AGATGATCAACCTGTGATACCCAAAAGCAAGTGGAATG GTTTCTTTGAttggaagaaagagaagaagtcCGTCCCTCACTCTGAGGAGCCTAGGTCATCTGAGTTGGAGGCTGCCGCCGATG tTAAACTCATGGCTGAAAAAGCAGAAGGATTTGGGCCAGTGCCCTCTGTAACCTCTCAGCAGGAG aGCTGCATTCTTCAGCTGGAGTTTAGTAAACCTGAGAGAGGTGGGTTGGGCTTTTCTCTGGTAGGTGGAATCAATGGCAGCAGTCTGCAAATAAAGGACATCTGCTGTGGGGGCATGGCTGAGCAGGATGGCCGTCTACATGTGGGAGACATCCTCCTGGAG GTGAATGGTGTGATCGTGTCAGGATTGAGCTACATTAAAGTTGTGGATATTCTGAGAAGAACAGAGGGGACAGTTCAGCTGACTGTATACAGAGACACTTTCCCCATCACTTCCTGCACTGGCCCTAATTCCTATACTGAAGACCCTCAAGAGCACAACACTAAAGGTCTTCCATCTCTCCATTCACCTAAGCCTCTGACCAACTATGAC GTTTATTCTGCACGATTAGAGCAAACTACACATAATATGGCTGCAAATGTTCAGGGGTTACAATTTAGGTATTGTAAGTGTTCATGTTCTCACTTCACATTGTATTTTAATCAAGGTCAAGTGTGGTGTATTTCTCTGGCAGGAGTAAGCTCACTTCTAGAGGTGCCGGAGGATCATTTGTCTTTTCAGTTGTCCGGGTGTCCTGGGGTAAAGATGGAATCAGAACAG GATAGTGGAAACTGTACACCTACCTTTCAGGGCTGTTGCCCATCTCTGAGTGTCACAGATATGCTACAGAGCAG GACAGACCCCCAGAAACAGAATCTAGAAAATTCTGGCAAAATCATGGAAAAAAATTCCACAGACAGCTGgagcagtgatgatgatgaagatgaaggcgATGGTGATGATACTTCTCAGCCTTCCTCTAcagaaacaacaccacacacag GTCCGCCTATTGTGTCAGAGGAGGAACTGACCAGACTTGCCTTGATCAGCCCACCTATGAATGGCCAGTACTCAGGGTCCAGGCTCAAAAGTCTTATTCAAAATCTTCATAATCAACTGGATCAGCATGACCTGGTCAAAGAGTTTATG GCATTAGGGCATCTGACACCCTCAGATAACTGCCTGGTTGGAAAAGCACCAGAGAACCGAGAGAAGAACCGATACAGAGAAATCCTGCCCT ATGATAAGACACGAGTTCCTGTGGGAGAGAAACAGGACTATATTAATGCCAGCTACATCCAGATGAAGGTGGGCCCAGATGAGTTTTTCTACATCTCATCACAGGGACCTCTGCCCAACACTCAGGACTGCTTCTGGCAAATGGTTTGGGAGAACAAGTCTGACATCATTGCCATGATGACCCGGGAAGTGGAGCGCGGCAGAATCAAATGCCACAAGTACTGGCCTGAGAAACTTGATGTTCCCATAGAAACTAGCCACTACCAACTGATCCTGAAGAACTACCAGAACTTGGACTACTTCCACATCAAGGTCATCAAGATGGTAGAGAAAGAG ACTGGAGCCACACATTTTGTGAAGCACCTGAAGTTCACCACATGGCCTGACCACAGCACGCCTAGCTCTTCCAAGCAACTAGTGCACTTTATCCGATACATGCGTGCAGTACACTTGAACGGGCCCATCACAGTACACTGCAGCGCAGGCATAGGCCGGGCCGGCGTCCTCATCTGCACTGATGTCATCCTCGGCCTCATAGAGCGGGACCTCACT
- the mapk8a gene encoding mitogen-activated protein kinase 8 isoform X2 → MNDQTSVCQDVTMNKNKREKEFYSIDVGDSTFTVLKRYQNLRPIGSGAQGIVCSAYDQHLERNVAIKKLSRPFQNQTHAKRAYRELVLMKCVDHKNIIGLLNVFTPQKTLEEFQDVYLVMELMDANLCQVIQMELDHERLSYLLYQMLCGIKHLHAAGIIHRDLKPSNIVVKSDCTLKILDFGLARTAATGLLMTPYVVTRYYRAPEVILGMGYQANVDVWSVGCIMAEMVRGSVLFPGTDHIDQWNKVIEQLGTPSQEFLMKLNQSVRTYVENRPRYAGYSFEKLFPDVLFPADSDHNKLKASQARDLLSKMLVIDASKRISVDEALQHPYINVWYDPAEVEAPPPMITDKQLDEREHTVEEWKELIYKEVLDWEDRMKNSVIRGQPPPLAQVEQ, encoded by the exons ATGAATGATCAGACATCAGTTTGCCAGGACGTCaccatgaataaaaacaaaagggaGAAGGAATTCTACAGTATAGATGTGGGGGATTCAACGTTCACAGTTCTGAAGCGTTATCAGAACCTGAGGCCAATCGGCTCGGGAGCACAGGGAATAGTCTG TTCAGCATATGACCAACATCTTGAAAGAAACGTAGCTATTAAGAAACTTAGCCGGCCCTTTCAGAATCAGACACATGCCAAGCGAGCATACAGAGAGCTGGTGCTAATGAAGTGTGTCGACCATAAAAAT ATTATCGgccttttaaatgtatttacaccACAAAAAACGTTAGAAGAATTTCAAGATGT TTACCTTGTAATGGAGCTGATGGATGCCAACCTTTGCCAAGTCATTCAGATGGAGCTTGACCACGAGCGGCTGTCCTATCTGCTGTACCAGATGCTGTGTGGAATTAAACACCTCCATGCGGCAGGGATCATCCACAGG GATCTGAAACCTAGTAACATAGTAGTCAAGTCAGACTGTACCCTAAAGATCCTGGACTTTGGCTTGGCCCGGACAGCAGCCACTGGTTTGCTGATGACACCATATGTGGTGACCCGCTACTACAGAGCCCCTGAAGTCATCCTGGGAATGGGATATCAAGCCAATG tTGATGTCTGGTCTGTtggctgtatcatggctgaaaTGGTCAGAGGTAGTGTGTTGTTTCCAGGCACTGATC ATATTGATCAGTGGAACAAAGTCATTGAGCAGCTGGGGACCCCATCCCAAGAGTTCCTAATGAAACTCAATCAGTCTGTAAGGACATATGTGGAGAACCGGCCTCGCTATGCCGGATACAGCTTTGAGAAGCTTTTCCCTGATGTTCTTTTCCCTGCTGATTCAGATCACAACAAACTCAAAG CGAGCCAGGCTCGAGACCTGCTTTCCAAAATGCTAGTTATAGATGCATCCAAGCGCATCTCGGTAGACGAGGCTCTACAGCACCCCTACATTAACGTGTGGTATGATCCAGCTGAGGTTGAGGCT cccCCTCCAATGATCACTGACAAGCAGTTGGATGAAAGGGAGCACACAGTGGAGGAGTGGAAAG AGTTGATTTATAAGGAAGTGCTGGACTGGGAGGACAGGATGAAGAACAGTGTGATCCGTGGCCAGCCACCTCCTCTAG CACAGGTGGAGCAGTAG
- the mapk8a gene encoding mitogen-activated protein kinase 8 isoform X1, translating to MNDQTSVCQDVTMNKNKREKEFYSIDVGDSTFTVLKRYQNLRPIGSGAQGIVCSAYDQHLERNVAIKKLSRPFQNQTHAKRAYRELVLMKCVDHKNIIGLLNVFTPQKTLEEFQDVYLVMELMDANLCQVIQMELDHERLSYLLYQMLCGIKHLHAAGIIHRDLKPSNIVVKSDCTLKILDFGLARTAATGLLMTPYVVTRYYRAPEVILGMGYQANVDVWSVGCIMAEMVRGSVLFPGTDHIDQWNKVIEQLGTPSQEFLMKLNQSVRTYVENRPRYAGYSFEKLFPDVLFPADSDHNKLKASQARDLLSKMLVIDASKRISVDEALQHPYINVWYDPAEVEAPPPMITDKQLDEREHTVEEWKELIYKEVLDWEDRMKNSVIRGQPPPLGGAVVNGSPQASSSSSINDVSSMSTEPTMASDTDSSLEATAGALSCCR from the exons ATGAATGATCAGACATCAGTTTGCCAGGACGTCaccatgaataaaaacaaaagggaGAAGGAATTCTACAGTATAGATGTGGGGGATTCAACGTTCACAGTTCTGAAGCGTTATCAGAACCTGAGGCCAATCGGCTCGGGAGCACAGGGAATAGTCTG TTCAGCATATGACCAACATCTTGAAAGAAACGTAGCTATTAAGAAACTTAGCCGGCCCTTTCAGAATCAGACACATGCCAAGCGAGCATACAGAGAGCTGGTGCTAATGAAGTGTGTCGACCATAAAAAT ATTATCGgccttttaaatgtatttacaccACAAAAAACGTTAGAAGAATTTCAAGATGT TTACCTTGTAATGGAGCTGATGGATGCCAACCTTTGCCAAGTCATTCAGATGGAGCTTGACCACGAGCGGCTGTCCTATCTGCTGTACCAGATGCTGTGTGGAATTAAACACCTCCATGCGGCAGGGATCATCCACAGG GATCTGAAACCTAGTAACATAGTAGTCAAGTCAGACTGTACCCTAAAGATCCTGGACTTTGGCTTGGCCCGGACAGCAGCCACTGGTTTGCTGATGACACCATATGTGGTGACCCGCTACTACAGAGCCCCTGAAGTCATCCTGGGAATGGGATATCAAGCCAATG tTGATGTCTGGTCTGTtggctgtatcatggctgaaaTGGTCAGAGGTAGTGTGTTGTTTCCAGGCACTGATC ATATTGATCAGTGGAACAAAGTCATTGAGCAGCTGGGGACCCCATCCCAAGAGTTCCTAATGAAACTCAATCAGTCTGTAAGGACATATGTGGAGAACCGGCCTCGCTATGCCGGATACAGCTTTGAGAAGCTTTTCCCTGATGTTCTTTTCCCTGCTGATTCAGATCACAACAAACTCAAAG CGAGCCAGGCTCGAGACCTGCTTTCCAAAATGCTAGTTATAGATGCATCCAAGCGCATCTCGGTAGACGAGGCTCTACAGCACCCCTACATTAACGTGTGGTATGATCCAGCTGAGGTTGAGGCT cccCCTCCAATGATCACTGACAAGCAGTTGGATGAAAGGGAGCACACAGTGGAGGAGTGGAAAG AGTTGATTTATAAGGAAGTGCTGGACTGGGAGGACAGGATGAAGAACAGTGTGATCCGTGGCCAGCCACCTCCTCTAG GTGGAGCAGTAGTCAATGGCTCGCCTCAggcttcctcttcctcctccatcaaCGATGTGTCCTCCATGTCTACAGAACCCACCATGGCGTCAGACACAGACAGCAGTCTGGAGGCCACAGCCGGAGCGCTGAGCTGCTGCAGATGA
- the mapk8a gene encoding mitogen-activated protein kinase 8 isoform X3, translating into MNDQTSVCQDVTMNKNKREKEFYSIDVGDSTFTVLKRYQNLRPIGSGAQGIVCSAYDQHLERNVAIKKLSRPFQNQTHAKRAYRELVLMKCVDHKNIIGLLNVFTPQKTLEEFQDVYLVMELMDANLCQVIQMELDHERLSYLLYQMLCGIKHLHAAGIIHRDLKPSNIVVKSDCTLKILDFGLARTAATGLLMTPYVVTRYYRAPEVILGMGYQANVDIWSVGCILAEMVRHKILFPGRDCILACFTVFKGEFFR; encoded by the exons ATGAATGATCAGACATCAGTTTGCCAGGACGTCaccatgaataaaaacaaaagggaGAAGGAATTCTACAGTATAGATGTGGGGGATTCAACGTTCACAGTTCTGAAGCGTTATCAGAACCTGAGGCCAATCGGCTCGGGAGCACAGGGAATAGTCTG TTCAGCATATGACCAACATCTTGAAAGAAACGTAGCTATTAAGAAACTTAGCCGGCCCTTTCAGAATCAGACACATGCCAAGCGAGCATACAGAGAGCTGGTGCTAATGAAGTGTGTCGACCATAAAAAT ATTATCGgccttttaaatgtatttacaccACAAAAAACGTTAGAAGAATTTCAAGATGT TTACCTTGTAATGGAGCTGATGGATGCCAACCTTTGCCAAGTCATTCAGATGGAGCTTGACCACGAGCGGCTGTCCTATCTGCTGTACCAGATGCTGTGTGGAATTAAACACCTCCATGCGGCAGGGATCATCCACAGG GATCTGAAACCTAGTAACATAGTAGTCAAGTCAGACTGTACCCTAAAGATCCTGGACTTTGGCTTGGCCCGGACAGCAGCCACTGGTTTGCTGATGACACCATATGTGGTGACCCGCTACTACAGAGCCCCTGAAGTCATCCTGGGAATGGGATATCAAGCCAATG TGGACATTTGGTCAGTGGGCTGTATTTTGGCAGAAATGGTTCGTCACAAAATCCTTTTCCCAGGAAGGGACTGTATCCTTGCATGCTTTACAGTATTTAAAGGAGAATTTTTTAGATGA